A window of Ranitomeya variabilis isolate aRanVar5 chromosome 2, aRanVar5.hap1, whole genome shotgun sequence contains these coding sequences:
- the LOC143808964 gene encoding uncharacterized protein LOC143808964 produces the protein MELNQTDDNLEDSDESPTATSMPGTSASETEAPADPTPTTQPDDQVSDAAETSTDGGPGSTQTAAPSTSQTAAPSTSQTAAPSTSQTTAPSTSQTASQSNSQTAPAPQAASTANLPMYLTHSLRDRRSRRQEQPRMLPELIDARVLSILNSMTPETAVDRFCRSLSPCLGKVPDGRQERVRAAILTLIDASQGEQEPNQVLGPIEQWRAAQHQIQMPSATNITNDQNVGTQQTQERPAPSSMLPPPAVRPRYPQRTAPVWFPPAHSYTHDSGQRSDPTSVPHSRASSQQYGQMSDPTSVPHSRASSQQYGQMSDPTSVPHSRASSQQYGQVSDPTSQYWQRSEASHNSSQHSETLSSSMSVGDISGAQFANPHPYNMPSRQQTPMVTQFVPPNRMARGEPYSSSQSYVSQIGQSQPTLPHPQSDEATFVKETDQTQPYTPSTSGTASFLHTEPPQTSTCQPTVTTGQMPSLSSSPERVSAENNTDESVSSHGDFVDLEGI, from the exons ATGGAGCTAAATCA GACTGATGACAACCTTGAGGACTCGGATGAATCGCCAACAGCCACATCAATGCCAGGAACCTCGGCATCGGAGACCGAAGCCCCAGCAGACCCGACACCCACAACACAGCCTGATGATCAGGTGTCTGATGCTGCTGAAACCTCCACTGATGGTGGTCCTGGAAGCACACAAACAGCAGCTCCAAGCACTTCACAAACAGCAGCTCCAAGCACTTCACAAACAGCAGCCCCAAGCACTTCTCAAACAAcagccccaagcacttcacaaacagCATCCCAAAGCAATTCTcaaacagccccagcaccacagGCAGCATCAACAGCAAACCTACCTATGTATCTAACACACAGTCTCCGAGATAGGCGAAGTAGGCGACAGGAACAGCCACGTATGCTGCCCGAGCTCATTGATGCTAGAGTTTTATCCATACTCAATTCCATGACACCAGAAACGGCTGTAGATAGGTTTTGTCGCTCACTGTCTCCTTGCCTTGGCAAAGTTCCTGATGGACGGCAGGAACGAGTACGTGCTGCAATCTTGACCCTCATTGATGCTAGCCAAGGAGAGCAGGAACCCAACCAGGTGCTAGGGCCCATTGAACAATGGCGAGCTGCCCAACATCAAATACAGATGCCATCTGCTACCAATATAACAAATGACCAAAATGTAGGTACACAACAAACACAGGAAAGGCCTGCACCCTCGTCCATGCTTCCACCTCCTGCTGTAAGACCTCGTTATCCCCAAAGGACTGCTCCAGTTTGGTTTCCTCCTGCCCATAGCTACACCCATGATTCTGGACAAaggtccgatcctacctctgtgccccattcacgtgccagtagccagcaatacggacaaatgtccgatcctacctctgtgccccattcacgtgccagtagccagcaatacggacaaatgtccgatcctacctctgtgccccattcacgtgccagtagccagcaatacggacaagtgtccgatcctacctct CAATATTGGCAAAGGTCTGAGGCAAGCCACAACTCCAGCCAACATTCAGAAACCCTGTCCTCCAGCATGTCTGTGGGTGATATTAGTGGTGCTCAGTTTGCAAATCCACATCCCTACAATATGCCATCAAGGCAACAGACACCTATGGTCACACAATTTGTTCCGCCAAACCGTATGGCAAGAGGTGAGCCCTATAGTAGTTCACAATCATATGTGAGCCAGATTGGTCAGTCCCAACCTACTTTACCTCACCCACAAAGTGATGAGGCCACATTTGTGAAAGAAACAGACCAAACGCAACCTTATACCCCATCTACATCAGGAACAGCATCATTTTTGCACACTGAACCACCTCAAACAAGCACATGCCAGCCCACAGTGACTACAGGACAAATGCCCTCACTCTCAAGCAGCCCTGAACGTGTCAGCGCAGAAAATAACACAGATGAATCTGTATCCAGTCATGGTGACTTTGTGGATTTAGAAGGAATCTAA